In Yoonia sp. R2331, the following proteins share a genomic window:
- a CDS encoding GMC family oxidoreductase, with product MEADFIVVGAGSAGCVVANRLSANPKHRVILVEAGGKDWNPWIHIPVGYFKSIHNPSVDWCYKTEPDPGLNGRSIEWPRGKVLGGSSSLNGLLYVRGQPEDYDRWRQMGNAGWGWDDVLPLFKRAEKNERGADEFHGDQGPLSVSNMRIQRPITDAWVAAAQAEGYPFNPDYNGATQEGVGFFQLTARNGRRCSSAVAYLNPVKERDNLTIVTHALVQKIELDGTRATGISYRDRSGNTQTIKAAKEVILCGGAINSPQVLMLSGIGEAEQLSAHGITVQKDLPGVGKDLQDHLQARLVYKCNEPTLNDEVRSLFGQAKIALKYAMFRAGPMTMAASLATGFLKTRADLETPDIQFHVQPLSAENPGKGADPFSAFTMSVCQLRPESKGEIRLAGADPTTYPKIIPNYLSTETDCRTIVEGVNIARRIARRAPLTSKISQEFRPHETLDMNDYDATLDWARNNTASIYHPTGTCKMGNGRDAVVDERLRVHGITGLRVADCSIMPEIVSGNTNAPAIMIGEKVSDLVREDHP from the coding sequence GTGGAGGCTGATTTTATTGTAGTTGGGGCGGGTTCTGCGGGCTGTGTCGTTGCGAATCGGCTTAGCGCGAACCCAAAACACCGGGTGATTCTCGTCGAGGCGGGGGGCAAAGATTGGAATCCGTGGATCCATATTCCGGTCGGATATTTCAAATCCATCCACAATCCGTCCGTCGATTGGTGCTACAAGACAGAGCCTGATCCAGGACTGAACGGGCGTTCTATTGAATGGCCACGCGGCAAGGTGCTGGGCGGCTCGTCCTCGTTGAACGGTCTACTTTATGTGCGCGGCCAGCCAGAAGATTACGACCGCTGGCGGCAAATGGGCAACGCAGGCTGGGGCTGGGATGACGTTCTGCCGCTCTTCAAGCGGGCCGAAAAGAACGAACGCGGCGCAGATGAATTCCACGGTGATCAGGGGCCACTTTCCGTCAGCAACATGCGCATTCAGCGTCCGATCACCGATGCCTGGGTGGCGGCAGCACAAGCCGAAGGTTACCCGTTTAATCCCGACTACAACGGCGCAACCCAGGAAGGCGTTGGCTTCTTTCAACTAACCGCGCGAAACGGGCGGCGGTGCAGCTCTGCTGTGGCCTATCTTAACCCGGTCAAGGAGCGCGATAATCTTACCATCGTTACTCACGCCCTTGTCCAAAAGATCGAACTCGACGGCACCCGCGCCACCGGGATCAGCTATCGCGATCGCAGCGGCAATACTCAGACAATCAAAGCCGCAAAAGAAGTGATCCTGTGTGGTGGTGCGATCAATTCTCCTCAGGTTTTGATGCTGTCTGGAATAGGAGAGGCCGAACAGCTTTCCGCGCATGGTATCACGGTGCAAAAAGACCTGCCGGGCGTTGGCAAAGACCTGCAAGATCACCTGCAGGCGCGGCTTGTCTACAAGTGCAACGAACCGACATTGAATGACGAGGTTCGCAGCCTCTTTGGGCAAGCCAAGATCGCCCTGAAATATGCGATGTTCCGCGCAGGTCCGATGACCATGGCGGCCAGCCTCGCCACCGGGTTCCTTAAAACCCGCGCCGATCTTGAAACCCCGGACATCCAGTTTCACGTCCAACCACTGTCCGCCGAAAACCCGGGCAAAGGGGCTGATCCCTTCTCGGCGTTCACCATGTCGGTCTGCCAGCTGCGCCCCGAAAGCAAAGGCGAAATCCGCCTTGCCGGTGCAGACCCGACGACATACCCAAAGATCATTCCCAACTATCTGTCGACCGAAACCGACTGCCGCACAATTGTCGAAGGCGTCAACATCGCCCGCCGGATTGCGCGACGCGCGCCGCTGACCTCGAAGATCAGTCAGGAATTCCGCCCGCACGAAACGCTGGACATGAATGACTATGACGCCACGCTCGACTGGGCGCGCAACAATACCGCTTCGATTTACCACCCCACCGGCACCTGCAAAATGGGCAACGGCCGCGACGCGGTTGTGGACGAACGCCTGCGCGTACACGGCATCACCGGTCTGCGCGTGGCAGATTGTTCGATCATGCCCGAGATCGTGTCGGGCAATACCAACGCGCCCGCGATCATGATTGGTGAAAAAGTTAGTGATCTGGTCCGCGAAGATCACCCCTAA